The DNA region CTCGTTGGCAATTCTattaaatgttttacttttgaaACTTATACACAAGACTAATATCACTCGCAAAATGTTGCCAGAATGATATCTATTTCTTTATTTGAACTTTCGTCATTGCTATTTGATTTTCATTGGCATTGTCTCATTTTTATATGTGCTATAGATTAGAAGACATTTTGGTAAGAATgtgttaaaaaattcatattattttatttcgtattttcaatatttcctaTTTCTCGGGATGAGCACCTAATGTGTTTGTTAATTGTTATTGTTAATGCATTTTATTGATCCTCTTTACTGATTAATTTCTAAGAAtagaaataaatgatgaaattatCTGAAGCATTTTAGCATACTTGGAATTTATCTATTTCTGAACACTGTGTAAATATTAttgcaatgatttttatttgaatttgaaaatactTGTAAAGTACCATTACtaaatttttttatagttatattaaattttgttgcaatatttttttgttaatattggtTTACCAATCGAAAACTCTCATTTTGAGGAAGCCACCATATCGTGAGTAAGATATATAAGGACATTAGTGCGCACCTTCATTATATGCGAGCATATACATTTGATCTGAAAAATGAGACAAATTTCACTCTTGTTCTTCTGTTTCATAATTTCTCCGATTATTCCATTCTGTTTTGATAGTTTGATGTATGGATACCGCTTAAACAACTTCATCACTGAAGAAATATCAAACATTGGTGTTCAAACCTGCATAAAAGAATGTCTTCTGAGGAAACCTCACTGTCAGTCCATCAATTACAACACCCAACAGTTTCGATGTGAGGTCAATTCTAAAGGGGCTGCCATTTTGTTGGAAGGAACGCCGGATGTGAACAGCATATTTGCTAATTTAGCAAATGTTTCCAAGGTAAAGAGTATTtgttatttctatgttatttaTAAGTAGGAAAtgttgttcttttttaatttatttctttttaataattatttttacattttttttctttctacagGATTTTTCAAAAAACTGCAAGGATAAAATCTGTCAACCTCTTCATAAATGTGTAGCCATGAAAAATACCCATGTTTGTATTTCAACAGGTATGTATAATCTATTTCTTTGTAACATGGTTTacataaacatgaaaataaatcggcacagttttaaataatttaaaaataataaatatccagaataaaatcacatttttgCAATTCCTGGCTCTACATAACTGCCTGAAGAGCCAGGAATGGCGAAAACGTTTGCTGTAAAtaggatcaatttgtgattttaaactggaatatatatatatatatatatatatatatatatatatatatatatatatatatatatatatatatatatatatatatatatatatgacttaatttattaaattaaatgttaagTTGCAACATTGCcttaaaaacatattatttaatgTTGGCACAAATATTTAGGTTTAATGTGGTGGGGTTTTTagaataaaacataaatttataacccatacaaaaattaatatctttatCCAATGTCTTTCATTGGACATTAAAAATCAGTATTATAATATTACTAGAAATTGTTATTAATTCAGCATACATTTTTAAATCCTTGATATTTATATGGGTGTCATAAGAACCAACTGCTTCTAGGTTAccaaattctgaaaaaaaattctccaaATTTTGGAgataaaacacggttatagcgaacatgcTGTTTATGAATTGACGCTTTCAGCGACgtgatttttatttcatgttgcAAACTTGACGGATAGaccgaattacgcttataacgaagtaaaattgCCCGTCCTTGATACAACGTTCTCTTGTATTCATCTTCGAGAAACGCAATACCTTTAATCATTTTATCGttgtcagattaaaaaaaatagaatatttattattttcacaaacgTACGTCTCAGTAATTCAATAGTAATATATCAACAAAAGCTCTCAGATAGTGAAAACAATGTACATTGTCATCATCTGTCAGTGATACCCTTTCATGATTTGGACTCTCCTTTCCTTTCAAAAGCTTGTAGGGGAGGAACTTATGGAAAAGAGGGTCAGTGCTTGCCCTGTCCCATGGGTCAGTACAACGATGGATCCAAGCAATGGTGTTCTTATTGCCCCCCTGGGAGTTACAGTAACGAAACAGGGTCAAGTTTTTGCTATCCTTGTCCTGTTGGTACTTATAATAGATTCTATGGCCAAACAGTGCCAGGTAAGACCACACAATTAAGACCGCTCGACGATTgttgccatttttagactgtattgatcgcCTTTAAAAGAAAAGCTACTTATAAACATATAAGTATCCAAATCTAAAAGGtgaataaaatggaattat from Crassostrea angulata isolate pt1a10 chromosome 7, ASM2561291v2, whole genome shotgun sequence includes:
- the LOC128156058 gene encoding uncharacterized protein LOC128156058 — encoded protein: MFVFQQLVGEELMEKRVSACPVPWVSTTMDPSNGVLIAPLGVTVTKQGQVFAILVLLVLIIDSMAKQCQIHANLAHRDTTNIQQERRLVYFVLLVHIKILKDNSTVRTATISMTVPTAEEQIATV